One Paenibacillus sp. FSL H7-0737 DNA segment encodes these proteins:
- a CDS encoding ABC transporter ATP-binding protein: MNGSTNIEADSIKKSKVVSNTFMRLLKLGKPYLGWYLILCLLAAVVSLSTVGIAESLRRIINAATNQNMSFLMSGAIFALIIVIVDALASFFLTYLSGVLEFKSTSKLQVSLLARLLNVQMKDLDRYHSGDLISRINDSAPAAQQGINQKTIELFSNLMQITFLLTYLLSLQYVLTLGTILICSLVPLVMIPFTSRLRSMHEQRQQIETAQQMFIQDTIQGAEVVRAFSLAPKLHNQFTQRVRQYFNIHLPVTRLEAVGYNMPFAVILSGLLYVLSYGGYLVIQGRLDVGAVAAFLICFEQITNPVSKLANLWTELQASLAQGKRLFEVLDLPEEDASLECNQEDSHKETPMNNNQAISGLYPITFENVGFLYGNHQVLTNVNLTIEPGKVTAFAGPSGSGKSTLLQLILATYEPNEGVIQSGKLPLSSIPPRSWRNHLAYVSQEPYLFTGTLYENIAWGRPDATYEEIIKAAKSAGIHEFIMRTPLQYQTSIGERGHTLSGGERQRLSIARAFVRAPKLLLLDEPTAALDSHNEEIVGQALQELMHDRTTVVIAHRLSTIRNADHIYYMEAGSIVEAGTHLELMTLQGRYYNMVETSMKKADISALVREVEI; this comes from the coding sequence TTGAATGGATCTACAAACATAGAAGCAGACTCGATCAAAAAATCCAAAGTAGTTTCTAACACTTTTATGCGTTTACTGAAACTTGGAAAACCCTATTTAGGCTGGTACCTCATATTATGTCTCTTAGCTGCCGTCGTTTCCCTTTCAACAGTTGGGATAGCCGAATCTTTACGACGTATAATCAACGCTGCTACGAATCAGAACATGTCCTTTTTAATGTCTGGTGCTATCTTTGCTCTAATAATCGTTATTGTAGATGCTTTAGCCAGCTTCTTTTTGACTTACTTATCAGGTGTGCTTGAATTCAAGTCGACCTCCAAGCTTCAGGTATCACTGCTAGCTAGATTATTAAACGTACAGATGAAGGATTTGGATCGTTATCATTCTGGTGATCTCATTAGTCGTATCAATGATTCTGCCCCAGCTGCTCAGCAAGGTATCAATCAGAAGACCATTGAACTATTCAGTAATCTGATGCAAATTACATTTCTCCTAACTTATCTGCTCTCACTCCAATATGTCTTAACGCTCGGAACTATATTGATTTGCTCGCTTGTTCCACTTGTGATGATTCCCTTCACTTCCCGCCTACGTTCCATGCACGAGCAAAGACAGCAAATTGAAACCGCTCAACAAATGTTTATTCAAGATACGATACAGGGTGCTGAGGTTGTGCGTGCCTTCTCCCTTGCACCTAAGCTGCATAATCAATTCACACAACGTGTTAGGCAATATTTCAACATTCATTTACCTGTCACACGCTTAGAAGCTGTGGGCTATAATATGCCCTTTGCCGTTATTCTTAGTGGATTGCTATATGTTCTCTCCTACGGCGGATATCTAGTTATCCAAGGGAGATTGGATGTGGGTGCAGTGGCGGCATTTCTGATTTGTTTCGAGCAAATTACAAACCCTGTATCAAAGCTGGCTAATCTATGGACAGAATTACAAGCCTCGCTGGCGCAAGGTAAACGATTGTTTGAAGTCCTTGATTTACCAGAAGAAGACGCAAGCCTTGAATGTAATCAGGAAGATTCTCATAAAGAAACGCCGATGAATAACAACCAAGCAATTAGTGGCTTGTACCCTATCACCTTTGAGAATGTAGGTTTTCTTTATGGTAATCATCAAGTATTAACTAACGTAAATCTAACCATAGAACCAGGTAAAGTAACTGCGTTTGCCGGTCCTAGTGGCAGTGGAAAAAGCACCCTCCTTCAATTAATACTCGCAACCTATGAACCTAATGAAGGGGTCATCCAATCTGGTAAGTTGCCGTTAAGCAGCATTCCCCCTCGGTCTTGGCGCAATCATTTGGCTTATGTTTCTCAAGAGCCTTATCTGTTCACTGGAACCCTATATGAAAATATTGCATGGGGAAGACCTGACGCAACCTATGAAGAAATTATTAAAGCAGCAAAAAGTGCGGGGATACATGAATTTATTATGAGAACCCCCCTTCAATATCAGACTTCCATTGGGGAACGGGGCCATACCTTATCTGGCGGTGAAAGGCAGCGGCTATCTATTGCCAGAGCGTTTGTCCGAGCGCCTAAGCTTCTCCTTCTTGATGAACCCACAGCTGCACTTGATAGCCATAATGAGGAGATTGTCGGCCAGGCCCTGCAAGAACTCATGCATGATCGTACAACGGTTGTTATCGCACATAGATTATCTACCATCAGAAATGCAGATCACATTTATTATATGGAAGCGGGTTCTATTGTTGAAGCTGGGACTCATCTGGAGTTAATGACTTTACAAGGACGGTATTACAATATGGTTGAGACCTCAATGAAGAAGGCTGATATTTCTGCTCTGGTCAGGGAGGTAGAGATATGA
- a CDS encoding ABC transporter ATP-binding protein: MNEMESKNLKLGYVLRRLISYASPYRIGFIVAVLLLSAKLVMDIGFAAIQQVFIDTINNANMNALTRITVICAIACVIIICCLMVQHYFRFVMQSRMAWDIRAKLFDKSHRLPFRYLQSMHSGDLTSRNTKDAGMAMGMINSIVYDLGYNLLLCFISFLYLAKMDVWIALLALGSGPLVFLSGRFFDRRLRKLSTQIYAKEAELRGILQETLQGMKVVRAFSLEETLLNKYALEREKLRRMQLRKSLLNGLLWQSSAFINNLVMVTCAALIALSALSGGTSAGEVLAFIILMGRVQWPFVHMSQTWGGVQEALGAADRVFAILDAPDEGATHPLPESSSSTFASVEVAALQIEDVHYNYSGKPDNEASLFTGLNIHIQHGETIAVVGPSGSGKTTLVRLCNGLYEPTAGSITVYGKSVHDKLEEARAMITYVPQTPYLFSGTIRDNIAFSSSTASEEDIREAARLAGAEEFITKMPHGYDTILGEHGSTLSGGQRQRIAIARAFLRDAPLLLLDEATSALDNESERMIQQSLDLLMKNRTTLVIAHRLSTIREASRIIVLNQGSIVEEGTHDSLLEMNGLYSQLYNIQFKSSEAEDISAPELLQLHSNL, from the coding sequence ATGAATGAGATGGAATCCAAGAATCTTAAACTGGGGTATGTTCTGCGTAGATTAATCTCTTACGCTAGCCCTTATCGAATTGGATTTATTGTGGCTGTTCTCCTTCTCTCTGCTAAGCTTGTAATGGACATAGGATTTGCAGCCATTCAGCAAGTATTTATTGATACGATCAACAACGCCAATATGAATGCATTAACACGTATAACTGTAATCTGTGCCATTGCTTGTGTCATCATTATCTGCTGTCTTATGGTGCAGCATTACTTCCGTTTTGTTATGCAAAGTCGGATGGCTTGGGATATTCGTGCGAAGCTGTTTGACAAAAGTCACCGACTTCCATTCCGTTACCTTCAGTCGATGCATTCAGGTGATTTGACTTCGCGTAACACTAAGGATGCAGGGATGGCCATGGGGATGATAAACAGCATCGTATACGATCTAGGCTATAATCTACTTCTCTGTTTCATTTCCTTTCTATATTTGGCTAAAATGGATGTCTGGATCGCCCTGTTAGCTCTTGGATCAGGTCCCCTTGTTTTTCTGTCCGGACGTTTCTTTGATCGCAGATTACGAAAATTATCTACTCAAATATATGCAAAAGAGGCGGAATTGCGAGGAATCTTACAAGAAACGCTTCAAGGAATGAAGGTCGTCAGAGCCTTTTCGCTTGAAGAAACTCTCTTAAATAAATATGCGTTGGAACGTGAGAAGTTAAGAAGAATGCAGCTGCGAAAATCGCTTCTAAATGGTCTCTTATGGCAATCTTCTGCCTTTATCAACAATCTCGTAATGGTGACATGCGCCGCTTTAATTGCGTTATCAGCTCTAAGTGGCGGAACATCAGCAGGTGAAGTACTCGCTTTTATTATTTTGATGGGTAGGGTTCAATGGCCTTTTGTCCATATGTCTCAAACATGGGGAGGTGTCCAGGAGGCTTTAGGTGCAGCTGACCGCGTATTCGCTATACTTGATGCACCGGATGAAGGAGCTACTCATCCTTTGCCAGAATCCAGCTCATCAACATTTGCTTCCGTAGAGGTAGCTGCATTACAAATAGAGGATGTCCACTACAACTATTCGGGTAAACCGGATAATGAAGCCTCCCTATTTACAGGGCTTAATATTCATATACAACATGGAGAAACTATCGCAGTAGTCGGGCCAAGCGGGTCAGGGAAGACGACGCTCGTTCGATTATGTAATGGACTTTATGAGCCTACTGCAGGAAGCATCACGGTTTATGGAAAGTCTGTACATGATAAGCTTGAAGAAGCACGCGCAATGATTACCTATGTTCCCCAAACCCCTTATTTGTTCTCAGGAACTATACGAGACAATATCGCCTTCAGTTCTAGTACAGCTAGCGAAGAGGATATTCGAGAAGCCGCTCGGCTCGCAGGTGCAGAAGAGTTTATTACGAAGATGCCCCATGGTTATGACACTATCCTAGGTGAACATGGATCGACTTTATCTGGTGGACAAAGACAACGCATAGCCATTGCCAGAGCTTTTCTTCGTGATGCTCCACTCCTTCTTCTAGATGAAGCAACTTCCGCACTCGATAACGAATCTGAGCGAATGATTCAGCAATCGCTTGATTTGTTAATGAAGAATCGAACCACATTGGTTATTGCACACAGACTATCCACCATACGTGAAGCATCTAGAATTATCGTGTTAAATCAGGGTTCGATTGTTGAGGAAGGTACACATGATTCCTTATTAGAAATGAATGGGCTATACTCACAATTATATAACATTCAATTTAAATCTTCTGAAGCAGAAGACATTAGTGCACCTGAGTTGCTTCAATTACATTCCAACCTTTGA
- a CDS encoding LysR family transcriptional regulator translates to MNYHVLKLFYYVAITGSVTKASERLHISQPAISAQIRKFERENNIVLLEVIGKRMVLTPIGRKLIEPLEKLFAMGEQVQQIIEDYHKFPAGHIRIAGNYLATSILIPRWASLYKQSFPEVKIQISTANSHEVMEQLNNFEADVAIYSDMAFPSHHTGVFEHRELYKDEYVFVVSSNHSLAKQEVSFEEVMAEAFIMREEGSAARERIVQLCEERKIQQPKIELQFNGVNEVIQAVIAGYGISFVSALLAKPYLDQGMLAKVEVENVVSKHSIWMSHRKKELQESYIQSFIKLVMKRLKEEDNLYSIPTHTP, encoded by the coding sequence ATGAACTATCATGTATTAAAATTGTTTTATTATGTTGCGATAACAGGGAGTGTGACCAAAGCCTCCGAACGTTTGCACATTAGTCAACCCGCTATATCAGCGCAGATCCGCAAATTTGAACGGGAGAATAATATCGTATTATTAGAGGTCATAGGAAAGAGAATGGTGCTAACACCGATTGGGAGAAAACTGATCGAACCACTTGAAAAGTTATTTGCTATGGGTGAACAGGTACAGCAGATTATTGAGGATTATCATAAATTTCCTGCGGGCCATATTCGGATTGCAGGCAATTACCTGGCCACAAGCATACTCATCCCCCGGTGGGCATCATTATACAAACAATCTTTTCCGGAGGTTAAAATTCAGATCTCTACTGCAAATTCTCATGAAGTCATGGAACAATTAAATAACTTTGAAGCAGACGTGGCGATTTATAGTGATATGGCGTTTCCTTCTCATCATACAGGGGTGTTCGAACATCGTGAGTTGTACAAGGACGAGTATGTGTTCGTAGTTTCTTCAAATCATTCTTTAGCCAAGCAGGAGGTTAGCTTTGAGGAAGTGATGGCTGAGGCATTTATTATGAGGGAGGAAGGTAGTGCAGCCAGAGAGAGAATTGTACAATTATGTGAAGAAAGAAAGATACAACAACCGAAGATCGAACTGCAATTTAATGGAGTAAATGAGGTTATTCAAGCCGTGATTGCCGGTTATGGGATTAGCTTTGTATCTGCGTTGTTAGCAAAGCCTTATCTTGATCAGGGTATGTTAGCCAAGGTCGAAGTGGAAAATGTAGTCTCTAAGCATTCGATATGGATGAGCCACAGAAAGAAAGAGCTTCAAGAAAGCTATATCCAGTCATTTATTAAGCTCGTCATGAAACGATTAAAAGAAGAGGATAATTTATACTCGATTCCAACGCATACACCTTAA
- a CDS encoding histidine phosphatase family protein → MKETVLFLTRHGQTEWNLQKRMQGHQNSALTTLGEQQAEWLRERLEGENLGAIYSSTSPRALHTAQILRGNRSLPIQQQASLMEINMGIWEGMNTDQIEQEYPLQYTHFFTRPDLFIPLAPGETYSQLEQRVTPTIERIINDNEGHEVLIVTHRMTLKVIMAHFLNKSLQELGELPDILSTALCKVTLTDNNTTIDLYGDTSHYQ, encoded by the coding sequence ATGAAGGAGACAGTATTATTTCTAACCCGTCACGGGCAGACCGAATGGAATTTGCAGAAAAGAATGCAAGGACATCAAAATTCAGCGTTAACAACCTTGGGTGAACAGCAAGCGGAATGGTTGAGAGAACGTTTGGAAGGTGAGAATTTAGGAGCCATTTATTCTAGTACTAGTCCAAGAGCATTGCATACTGCGCAGATTTTACGAGGAAATCGGAGTTTACCGATTCAACAGCAAGCTTCATTAATGGAAATTAACATGGGCATTTGGGAAGGAATGAACACAGATCAGATTGAACAAGAATATCCATTACAGTACACCCATTTTTTCACCAGACCTGATCTTTTTATTCCTCTAGCCCCAGGTGAGACCTATAGTCAGCTTGAACAAAGAGTAACGCCGACTATTGAGCGTATCATTAACGATAATGAAGGACATGAGGTACTTATTGTCACGCATCGGATGACCCTGAAAGTCATTATGGCTCATTTTCTCAATAAATCATTGCAGGAATTAGGGGAACTACCGGATATTCTCTCTACAGCATTGTGTAAAGTAACCCTAACTGACAACAATACAACTATCGATCTGTACGGCGATACTTCACATTATCAATAA
- a CDS encoding polymer-forming cytoskeletal protein, whose amino-acid sequence MRLFKMILVAGVSVAVLAGCGANEDKANNSAATSAPAAEQTDAVTTASIVNQADAFTKAVSKDGNWIVAILNDVTIPDEVVVAGEFRNKGAADGDIYRKIALYSQDADHKITATYTLTVPKFTVQSENLKVEGGTIKGDVYVEAKGFTLPETATIDGNLYFASEDLKTSAVIDGKVTGTTEVK is encoded by the coding sequence ATGAGACTATTTAAAATGATTTTAGTGGCTGGGGTTTCGGTAGCAGTATTGGCAGGTTGTGGAGCAAATGAGGATAAAGCAAACAATTCGGCGGCAACTTCAGCTCCGGCTGCTGAGCAGACAGATGCTGTCACTACAGCTTCGATTGTGAATCAAGCAGATGCATTTACTAAGGCTGTTAGCAAAGATGGAAACTGGATTGTTGCGATTCTAAATGATGTAACGATTCCTGATGAGGTTGTTGTAGCTGGAGAATTCCGTAATAAAGGAGCCGCAGATGGCGACATCTACCGTAAGATTGCCCTTTATTCGCAAGATGCTGATCACAAGATCACTGCTACTTATACACTAACCGTACCAAAGTTTACAGTACAAAGTGAGAATTTGAAAGTTGAAGGCGGAACGATTAAAGGCGATGTTTATGTAGAAGCGAAAGGCTTTACTCTGCCTGAAACCGCCACTATTGATGGTAACCTCTACTTCGCGAGCGAAGATCTGAAAACATCAGCTGTTATTGATGGAAAAGTGACTGGAACAACAGAAGTTAAATAA
- a CDS encoding LacI family DNA-binding transcriptional regulator codes for MKKTTMKDIALQANVSVATVSYVLNRVDNQTIPEKTRNQILSLAEELHYIPNLAARSLANKKTGLVGILVNHSAYMPPWKLYAQFTFIRALEQRLTDAGYHTLLYSLGTDHPSLNIIVERKLEAVFLIDVHDESFYSISKHFVEGIPLILIDSMIEDKLFKQVLYNYRSALQKVMPEDLSQVCLIMESFNNSLLTSFIQDNLPLPEKAIFKVQNMEELNTILSEGIYKEAIVINEFIGSCVERSGVFARLSVLCTCNCPEMLGEDVQKFIFTGDKSATAFELMEELLHRPDYSKQENNRYFVD; via the coding sequence GTGAAAAAGACTACAATGAAAGACATCGCGCTACAAGCTAATGTCTCCGTTGCGACTGTAAGCTATGTTCTGAACCGCGTCGATAACCAAACCATTCCTGAGAAGACCCGCAATCAAATTCTGTCACTTGCCGAAGAACTTCATTACATTCCTAATCTAGCAGCCCGTTCGCTTGCCAATAAAAAAACGGGATTAGTAGGGATACTTGTCAATCATTCTGCTTATATGCCTCCTTGGAAACTCTATGCCCAGTTTACCTTTATCCGTGCTTTGGAACAGCGTTTAACGGATGCCGGATATCATACGCTGTTATATTCTCTTGGTACTGACCATCCTTCTCTGAATATCATCGTCGAAAGAAAGCTCGAAGCCGTCTTTCTGATCGATGTACACGATGAATCCTTCTATTCGATTTCCAAACATTTTGTAGAAGGCATCCCTTTGATTTTGATCGACAGCATGATTGAAGATAAGCTGTTTAAGCAAGTTCTTTACAATTATCGTTCAGCTCTACAAAAGGTAATGCCGGAGGATCTTTCACAGGTTTGTTTAATTATGGAGAGCTTCAATAACTCCCTACTCACTAGCTTTATCCAAGACAATCTTCCTTTACCTGAGAAAGCAATATTCAAAGTTCAAAATATGGAGGAATTGAATACAATCTTATCGGAGGGGATTTACAAAGAGGCCATAGTTATTAATGAGTTTATCGGAAGTTGTGTTGAAAGATCCGGGGTATTCGCACGTCTTTCTGTTCTATGTACCTGTAATTGCCCAGAAATGCTTGGAGAAGACGTTCAGAAATTCATATTCACTGGGGATAAATCAGCCACTGCTTTTGAACTAATGGAGGAGTTATTACATCGTCCTGACTACTCCAAACAAGAGAATAATCGTTATTTTGTTGATTAA
- a CDS encoding MFS transporter, which produces MTDPVLAKHASTTDQFYPTLWGNRRFMLLLSSYSISLFGNTFHSIALSLWVLQTTGSAKMIAIITIINLLLSSLLGSIGGTLADRINRRTIMLITDLISCGLAVTLALAISMSSTSFIIVAILTGLTTVSALFQSPAYQASITTVVGKEHVQKAVGILNLSENICRTIGYSAGGIFVASFGAADAILFDGATFFVSFLLVLAVRSLPLPNRVNTGPKEERKFTQDLADGVRYIWKYPFARAIIIMLPTLTLFFMPSLMLTQVMAVKVWNSSPFQFGLMEACIPLGYMIGSSMILFLGSKLKNRGFFIMTGLLCLGPLYLLLSFVTTANLAIPIILLIGFMFSFCTLLINTILRLEVSEDIQGRVFGVLGSIMSVAPSLGLTAVSFLSDHFSPAPVMGSIGVLILLFALLTLTKLKVIRNYK; this is translated from the coding sequence ATGACAGATCCTGTATTAGCAAAACATGCATCCACCACCGATCAATTCTATCCAACCCTTTGGGGAAACCGGAGATTTATGCTGCTACTCAGCTCGTATTCCATTTCCTTGTTTGGAAATACCTTTCACAGCATTGCTTTAAGTTTATGGGTACTTCAGACGACCGGAAGCGCTAAAATGATTGCCATTATTACGATAATCAATTTATTGCTCAGTTCTTTACTCGGATCGATAGGAGGCACACTCGCAGACAGGATCAATCGCAGAACCATTATGTTAATCACTGATTTGATAAGCTGCGGTCTAGCAGTTACGCTTGCTCTGGCCATTTCCATGTCTTCTACATCATTCATTATCGTGGCCATATTAACGGGACTTACGACAGTCTCAGCATTATTCCAATCCCCTGCGTATCAAGCTTCAATTACCACTGTAGTTGGAAAAGAACATGTACAAAAAGCAGTCGGGATTCTGAACCTGTCGGAGAACATCTGTCGGACGATTGGGTATTCGGCTGGAGGTATTTTTGTAGCAAGTTTTGGAGCGGCAGATGCCATATTATTTGATGGAGCTACATTTTTCGTTTCCTTTCTACTAGTTCTTGCTGTCCGCTCCCTTCCACTCCCAAACCGAGTGAATACCGGACCTAAAGAAGAAAGAAAATTCACACAGGATCTTGCGGATGGCGTTCGTTATATTTGGAAATACCCCTTCGCCCGAGCAATAATCATCATGCTTCCTACGCTCACTTTGTTCTTTATGCCTTCACTGATGCTAACGCAAGTTATGGCCGTCAAAGTATGGAATTCTAGTCCCTTTCAGTTTGGACTCATGGAAGCCTGCATTCCTCTAGGTTATATGATTGGTTCCAGCATGATCTTGTTTCTCGGCTCCAAATTAAAGAATCGCGGCTTCTTTATCATGACTGGACTGCTGTGTCTGGGTCCCCTGTACCTCCTGTTATCGTTCGTCACTACTGCTAACTTAGCCATTCCCATCATTCTTCTAATTGGCTTTATGTTCTCATTCTGTACATTGTTGATAAATACCATCCTCAGACTGGAAGTTTCGGAGGATATACAAGGTAGAGTCTTCGGTGTACTTGGCTCCATTATGAGTGTAGCACCCTCACTTGGTCTTACAGCTGTTTCATTCCTGTCCGATCACTTCAGTCCAGCCCCTGTCATGGGTTCCATCGGAGTCCTGATACTACTGTTTGCTTTATTAACTTTGACCAAGTTAAAGGTGATTCGAAATTATAAGTAA
- a CDS encoding GNAT family N-acetyltransferase codes for MNVVKATMEDIRGWLELAAEVESLFGPMVDDPNFTLALEKNISRQSAFCVRENNGSPGSRLLGAVLFSSSNAPNYKIGWLSVSAIERNKGVATVLLNYIIESIETPAEIFVTTFGEDHPEGQPARRFYQKFGFFPMQDGVPNGLEGGSRQNFKLTIAHKDSL; via the coding sequence ATGAATGTAGTAAAAGCTACTATGGAGGATATAAGAGGATGGCTGGAGCTGGCGGCAGAGGTGGAGTCCCTTTTTGGGCCGATGGTAGATGATCCGAATTTCACTCTAGCGTTAGAAAAAAATATCAGTCGACAAAGCGCTTTTTGTGTACGAGAAAACAATGGTTCGCCAGGTTCAAGATTACTTGGAGCTGTGTTATTCTCTTCATCCAATGCCCCTAATTACAAGATTGGTTGGTTATCTGTTTCAGCCATAGAGAGAAATAAGGGTGTAGCGACAGTACTTCTTAACTATATTATCGAAAGTATCGAAACCCCAGCAGAGATATTCGTTACTACATTTGGTGAGGATCATCCAGAGGGTCAACCTGCTAGAAGATTTTATCAGAAGTTTGGTTTCTTTCCTATGCAGGATGGGGTTCCAAATGGCCTCGAAGGTGGCTCAAGACAAAATTTCAAGCTGACGATCGCTCACAAGGATTCATTATGA
- a CDS encoding aminoglycoside phosphotransferase family protein — protein sequence MGNLNYNLNFEMLCAKYGLGHLKNEPEQVTGGLLHRMYRLQTDKALYAVKALNPQIMQRDTAMYNYILSEKVANMAYQNGINAVPAIVSKDSFMHEFEGQFYLLFPWVEGKALPSGGINIGCCKKIGENLAKIHKIDFATLLNHHPNGNLEAVNTSTVCWNEYALKAKQDGLEWSSLLLDNLNQINHWEQLVDSSAEQLLNHMVISHRDLDQKNVLWDEHQIPIIIDWEAAGPIHPTQELIDVALYWSGFESGSVSKDAFCTLINAYRDHGGEIYANWSDVLNYGFHGKLEWLAYNIRRSLGIESTDDTERELGTREVINTITALNDYDNFIPQCIEWCNQDY from the coding sequence ATGGGAAATCTGAATTATAACTTAAATTTCGAAATGCTATGTGCAAAATACGGGTTAGGTCATTTGAAAAATGAACCAGAACAGGTAACAGGTGGTCTTCTGCACAGAATGTATCGTCTACAAACGGACAAAGCGCTCTATGCAGTGAAAGCTTTAAATCCTCAAATTATGCAGCGGGATACTGCTATGTACAACTATATTCTTTCTGAAAAGGTTGCAAATATGGCTTATCAAAATGGAATAAATGCAGTACCGGCCATCGTATCCAAAGATAGTTTTATGCATGAATTCGAGGGTCAATTCTATTTATTATTTCCATGGGTCGAAGGTAAGGCATTGCCATCAGGAGGTATTAATATAGGGTGTTGTAAAAAGATTGGCGAAAACCTTGCTAAAATTCATAAGATCGATTTCGCTACACTTCTTAATCATCATCCTAATGGAAATCTTGAGGCAGTAAATACATCCACTGTTTGTTGGAATGAATATGCACTAAAAGCAAAACAGGATGGTTTGGAATGGTCTAGCTTGCTATTAGATAACCTGAACCAAATAAATCATTGGGAACAACTTGTAGATTCTTCAGCGGAACAATTATTGAATCATATGGTGATCAGCCATCGGGATTTAGATCAAAAAAATGTACTATGGGATGAGCATCAGATACCCATTATTATTGACTGGGAAGCAGCAGGACCTATCCATCCAACCCAAGAGTTAATAGATGTAGCCCTTTATTGGTCAGGCTTTGAATCGGGAAGTGTAAGCAAAGATGCTTTCTGCACGCTTATTAATGCATACCGCGATCATGGCGGCGAGATTTATGCTAACTGGTCCGATGTGCTCAACTATGGTTTTCATGGGAAGCTAGAATGGTTAGCTTATAATATCAGACGGTCACTTGGAATAGAGAGTACGGATGATACAGAGCGAGAGCTTGGAACCCGTGAAGTAATAAATACAATCACTGCTTTAAATGACTATGATAACTTTATTCCTCAGTGTATCGAATGGTGTAACCAAGACTACTAA
- a CDS encoding ABC transporter ATP-binding protein produces MFILETKGLNKTFVTGQGTPQTVLKDVHLQVSKGEFVAIMGPSGSGKSTLLYTISGMDRMTSGSVVFKGQDISGLSESELAELRLNQMGFIFQQMHLLKNLTIRDNIILSAYRAKIVSRRTINNRAAELMKKTGISALAERDITQVSGGQLQRAAICRSIINEPDILFGDEPTGALNSKAASEIMEILIDINQTGTTILLATHDAKVAAQAERVLYMLDGSIASEQWLGKFNRINGDLKEREEKLSAWLLKLGF; encoded by the coding sequence ATGTTCATATTAGAGACGAAGGGTTTAAATAAAACCTTTGTAACCGGGCAAGGAACCCCGCAGACGGTATTAAAAGATGTTCATCTACAGGTATCAAAGGGGGAATTCGTAGCTATAATGGGGCCTTCTGGCTCAGGGAAATCAACATTGCTCTATACGATCAGCGGCATGGACCGGATGACTTCAGGAAGTGTTGTTTTTAAAGGGCAGGACATCAGTGGTCTTTCTGAGAGTGAATTAGCTGAACTGCGTTTAAATCAAATGGGATTTATTTTTCAGCAGATGCATCTTTTAAAAAACCTGACTATTCGGGACAATATCATCTTATCCGCTTATCGAGCTAAAATCGTTAGTCGTAGAACCATCAATAACAGAGCCGCTGAGTTAATGAAAAAAACCGGAATCTCCGCACTCGCTGAGCGTGATATTACACAAGTGTCGGGTGGACAACTGCAAAGAGCAGCGATCTGCAGGTCAATCATCAATGAGCCTGATATTCTATTTGGTGATGAGCCAACAGGTGCACTGAACTCTAAAGCTGCTAGTGAAATTATGGAGATATTAATAGATATTAATCAGACGGGTACAACGATTCTACTGGCTACACATGATGCGAAAGTCGCTGCTCAGGCAGAACGTGTCCTGTATATGCTGGATGGCAGCATAGCTTCTGAGCAATGGCTTGGTAAATTCAATCGCATAAATGGGGACTTAAAAGAGCGGGAAGAGAAGTTGTCGGCTTGGTTATTGAAGTTGGGATTCTGA